A single genomic interval of Monodelphis domestica isolate mMonDom1 chromosome X, mMonDom1.pri, whole genome shotgun sequence harbors:
- the LAS1L gene encoding ribosomal biogenesis protein LAS1L isoform X4, producing the protein MVFPEGPTSPNPGSGSGSGSTGLYREVCLVPGFCAVPPRRRRRRRRRTPAFLEPPPPPPPPPPALRPEERRKARRKAWLRFVCCHWWRRLRWRLQLRLRRGRGSVQEQGRRMWRRLRLRLGLRRGRGRAQERRRGLQLPQSLLLRRPGRSQKRGGVKRQLDLPWTEEGIFPSWVKRLLTASSLASMQKQDEGPYRAPVAGPSGVRRQRPKRSESAAAAASFPSTFPSTFSSTFSSTFASFSAAAAAIPSTSSAPLPPPPPLIPLRPRPRPRPTEEPKVETMQVASRNVVAWRSKAEWEQVMVYLFCQDPELQRHALNRVSAWKSRCSNNLPLAVACTTDLVLCKLLDETSALGSQELVLLYGMALVRFVNIITEPKQKIINIPLRRLAHEMHIPEWIVNLRHNLTHRNLPRLNTCRRGCEFVLEWLRRTYWCRQLGNNLGEPWDSGVHIREIENGEEVEIVEEFDADEETPEEEPLSEEAQKEKDLQDKIRKALLSYGEQQFKVLRRSRQLPKAVKASTKSIREVERLVGRLKKLSKENQTFVMNILLEEGFLIPTMEQLEALKIHPTEAPNLVNLLMPRAFSQFWQPLIKGLHSQPFIQELLEKMFRTLPDCADTGIRPVYLISWINELVVVYTPAGPCQKRLTSSQRSVRKSWKIGPRKFSLNWSQLLDVCLDAACWASPHLLQLVLKAMEPQLPLDSQEKLMCLCTIYTQGGNPATSDRPWEGTSSQDRPPIYTLEHLQWQVKQALLMEKGKNRQPGEKDEDEEEEEEEETESDDSSDPEVMEVDPDPIQMKEVVLKETPEMLAQKQAGLEGSPWQLCLDDINWSELPLGKIPGQTDDPDELMVDNYTLISVLDQPQINEDPDLPHTSAFGSLDLRIPNMEGPLWTQNELHSLKGNIQLF; encoded by the exons ATGGTGTTCCCTGAGGGGCCAACTAGCCCCAACCCAGGCTCGGGCTCTGGTTCTGGCTCAACAGGCCTTTATAGAGAAGTGTGCTTGGTCCCTGGATTTTGCGCGGTCCCaccgcggcggcggcggcgccgCCGGCGTCGCACACCAGCCTTCCTCGAGCCTCCGCCGCCCCCGCCTCCGCCTCCTCCAGCTCTCAGGCCTGAAGAGAGGCGCAAGGCCCGGAGGAAGGCATGGCTGCGGTTCGTTTGTTGCCATTGGTGGCGGCGCCTGCGCTGGCGCCTCCAACTGCGTCTGAGGCGAGGACGGGGCTCGGTGCAGGAGCAGGGGCGGAGAATGTGGAGGCGGCTAAGGCTTCGACTGGGATTGAGGCGAGGGAGGGGCCGAGCGCAGGAGCGGAGGCGGGGCCTGCAGTTGCCGCAGTCCTTGCTATTGCGAAGGCCGGGGAGGAGCCAAAAGCGGGGCGGAGTCAAGCGCCAGCTAGATCTGCCCTGGACAGAGGAAGGCATCTTTCCGTCTTGGGTGAAGCGACTGCTGACAGCTAGCTCGCTGGCCAGCATGCAGAAACAGGACGAGGGGCCCTACCGGGCCCCTGTGGCCGGACCCTCCGGGGTACGACGACAGCGCCCAAAAAGGAGCGAGTCGGCGGCGGCTGCCGCCTCCTTTCCTTCCACCTTTCCTTCCACCTTTTCTTCCACCTTTTCTTCCACCTTTGCTTCCTTCTCTGCCGCCGCTGCGGCTATCCCCAGTACCTCCTCGGCACCCCTGCCGCCACCGCCCCCCCTGATACCGTTGCGGCCGCGGCCGCGGCCACGGCCAACCGAGGAGCCCAAAGTGGAAACCATGCAGGTGGCCAGCCGCAATGTGGTCGCCTGGCGCAGCAAAGCCGAGTGGGAGCAGGTCATGGTCTATCTCTTCTGCCAGGACCCCGAGCTACAGCGCCACGCGCTCAACCGTGTGTCTGCCTGGAAAAGCAG GTGCAGCAACAACCTGCCCCTGGCCGTGGCCTGCACCACAGACTTGGTGCTCTGCAAACTTTTGGATGAGACTTCAGCCCTGGGCTCCCAGGAACTTGTGCTCCTCTATGGAATGGCTCTGGTCAG ATTTGTGAATATTATCACTGAACCAAAGCAAAAGATTATCAACATTCCTTTGAGACGTCTGGCCCATGAG ATGCACATCCCTGAGTGGATTGTAAACCTTCGCCACAATCTGACTCATAGGAACCTTCCTCGATTGAATACATGTAGGAGAG GGTGTGAATTCGTCTTGGAGTGGCTTCGTCGGACCTATTGGTGCCGACAGCTGGGGAATAACTTGGGTGAGCCCTGGGATTCGGGGGTGCATATCCGGGAGATAGAGAATGGAGAAGAGGTGGAGATTGTGGAAGAGTTCGACGCGGACGAGGAGACCCCAGAGGAGGAGCCCCTCTCTGAAGAGGCtcagaaggaaaaggacctacaaG acaAAATCCGGAAAGCGCTGTTGTCCTACGGAGAGCAACAGTTTAAG GTGCTTCGCCGCTCCAGACAGCTACCCAAGGCCGTCAAGGCATCGACCAAATCTATCCGAGAGGTGGAACGCCTGGTGGGCCGCCTGAAGAAACTGTCCAAGGAGAACCA AACTTTTGTGATGAACATCCTGCTGGAGGAGGGTTTCCTCATCCCCACAATGGAACAGCTGGAGGCTCTGAAGATCCACCCCACAG AAGCCCCAAATCTGGTCAACCTGCTGATGCCCCGGGCCTTCTCCCAGTTCTGGCAGCCCCTGATTAAGGGCTTGCACTCCCAGCCATTCATCCAGGAACTCCTGGAGAAGATGTTCAGGACCCTTCCGGATTGTGCTGACACTGGGATCCGTCCGGTCTACCTCATCAGCTGGATCAATGAGCTTGTGGTGGTCTATACCCCAGCTG gACCCTGCCAGAAGCGCCTCACCTCTAGCCAGAGGTCAGTCCGTAAGAGCTGGAAGATAGGACCCCGCAAGTTCTCCTTGAACTGGTCTCAACTGCTTGATGTCTGCCTGGATGCCGCCTGCTGGGCTAGTCCCCACCTCCTCCAGCT GGTCCTCAAGGCCATGGAACCACAGCTCCCCCTGGACTCCCAGGAGAAGCTCATGTGTCTCTGCACCATCTACACCCAGGGCGGGAACCCCGCTACTAGTGATAGGCCCTGGGAAGGGACCAGCTCCCAGGACAGGCCCCCCATCTACACCCTGGAGCACCTCCAGTGGCAGGTGAAGCAGGCCCTCctgatggagaaggggaagaatcgCCAGCCAGGCGAAAAggatgaagatgaggaggaggaggaggaagaagagaccgAGTCGGATGATTCCTCCGACCCCGAGGTGATGGAGGTGGATCCAGACCCAATACAGATGAAGGAGGTCGTCCTGAAGGAGACTCCAGAGATGCTGGCTCAAAAGCAGGCCGGCTTGGAGGGCTCCCCATGGCAACTGTGCTTAG ATGACATAAACTGGAGCGAGTTGCCCCTGGGCAAGATCCCAGGCCAGACTGATGACCCTGATGAGCTGATGGTGGATAATTACACCCTGATCTCTGTCCTGGACCAGCCGCAGATCAACGAGGACCCTGATCTGCCTCACACTTCGGCATTCGG
- the LAS1L gene encoding ribosomal biogenesis protein LAS1L isoform X3: MVFPEGPTSPNPGSGSGSGSTGLYREVCLVPGFCAVPPRRRRRRRRRTPAFLEPPPPPPPPPPALRPEERRKARRKAWLRFVCCHWWRRLRWRLQLRLRRGRGSVQEQGRRMWRRLRLRLGLRRGRGRAQERRRGLQLPQSLLLRRPGRSQKRGGVKRQLDLPWTEEGIFPSWVKRLLTASSLASMQKQDEGPYRAPVAGPSGVRRQRPKRSESAAAAASFPSTFPSTFSSTFSSTFASFSAAAAAIPSTSSAPLPPPPPLIPLRPRPRPRPTEEPKVETMQVASRNVVAWRSKAEWEQVMVYLFCQDPELQRHALNRVSAWKSRCSNNLPLAVACTTDLVLCKLLDETSALGSQELVLLYGMALVRTPVTQVLQPPSHSPLFPLPSFVQPLSPSQQDYCGGLLNGFSPQVQQKSHHGILSSPDRFVNIITEPKQKIINIPLRRLAHEMHIPEWIVNLRHNLTHRNLPRLNTCRRGCEFVLEWLRRTYWCRQLGNNLGEPWDSGVHIREIENGEEVEIVEEFDADEETPEEEPLSEEAQKEKDLQDKIRKALLSYGEQQFKVLRRSRQLPKAVKASTKSIREVERLVGRLKKLSKENQTFVMNILLEEGFLIPTMEQLEALKIHPTEAPNLVNLLMPRAFSQFWQPLIKGLHSQPFIQELLEKMFRTLPDCADTGIRPVYLISWINELVVVYTPAGPCQKRLTSSQRSVRKSWKIGPRKFSLNWSQLLDVCLDAACWASPHLLQLVLKAMEPQLPLDSQEKLMCLCTIYTQGGNPATSDRPWEGTSSQDRPPIYTLEHLQWQVKQALLMEKGKNRQPGEKDEDEEEEEEEETESDDSSDPEVMEVDPDPIQMKEVVLKETPEMLAQKQAGLEGSPWQLCLDDINWSELPLGKIPGQTDDPDELMVDNYTLISVLDQPQINEDPDLPHTSAFGSLDLRIPNMEGPLWTQNELHSLKGNIQLF; the protein is encoded by the exons ATGGTGTTCCCTGAGGGGCCAACTAGCCCCAACCCAGGCTCGGGCTCTGGTTCTGGCTCAACAGGCCTTTATAGAGAAGTGTGCTTGGTCCCTGGATTTTGCGCGGTCCCaccgcggcggcggcggcgccgCCGGCGTCGCACACCAGCCTTCCTCGAGCCTCCGCCGCCCCCGCCTCCGCCTCCTCCAGCTCTCAGGCCTGAAGAGAGGCGCAAGGCCCGGAGGAAGGCATGGCTGCGGTTCGTTTGTTGCCATTGGTGGCGGCGCCTGCGCTGGCGCCTCCAACTGCGTCTGAGGCGAGGACGGGGCTCGGTGCAGGAGCAGGGGCGGAGAATGTGGAGGCGGCTAAGGCTTCGACTGGGATTGAGGCGAGGGAGGGGCCGAGCGCAGGAGCGGAGGCGGGGCCTGCAGTTGCCGCAGTCCTTGCTATTGCGAAGGCCGGGGAGGAGCCAAAAGCGGGGCGGAGTCAAGCGCCAGCTAGATCTGCCCTGGACAGAGGAAGGCATCTTTCCGTCTTGGGTGAAGCGACTGCTGACAGCTAGCTCGCTGGCCAGCATGCAGAAACAGGACGAGGGGCCCTACCGGGCCCCTGTGGCCGGACCCTCCGGGGTACGACGACAGCGCCCAAAAAGGAGCGAGTCGGCGGCGGCTGCCGCCTCCTTTCCTTCCACCTTTCCTTCCACCTTTTCTTCCACCTTTTCTTCCACCTTTGCTTCCTTCTCTGCCGCCGCTGCGGCTATCCCCAGTACCTCCTCGGCACCCCTGCCGCCACCGCCCCCCCTGATACCGTTGCGGCCGCGGCCGCGGCCACGGCCAACCGAGGAGCCCAAAGTGGAAACCATGCAGGTGGCCAGCCGCAATGTGGTCGCCTGGCGCAGCAAAGCCGAGTGGGAGCAGGTCATGGTCTATCTCTTCTGCCAGGACCCCGAGCTACAGCGCCACGCGCTCAACCGTGTGTCTGCCTGGAAAAGCAG GTGCAGCAACAACCTGCCCCTGGCCGTGGCCTGCACCACAGACTTGGTGCTCTGCAAACTTTTGGATGAGACTTCAGCCCTGGGCTCCCAGGAACTTGTGCTCCTCTATGGAATGGCTCTGGTCAG GACACCAGTCACTCAGGTTTTGCAGCCACCGAGCCATTCtccactctttcctctcccttccttcgtCCAGCCCCTCAGCCCTTCCCAGCAGGACTATTGCGGGGGCCTCCTAAATGGCTTCTCCCCTCAAGTCCAGCAGAAGTCTCATCATGGCATCCTCTCTTCCCCCGATAGATTTGTGAATATTATCACTGAACCAAAGCAAAAGATTATCAACATTCCTTTGAGACGTCTGGCCCATGAG ATGCACATCCCTGAGTGGATTGTAAACCTTCGCCACAATCTGACTCATAGGAACCTTCCTCGATTGAATACATGTAGGAGAG GGTGTGAATTCGTCTTGGAGTGGCTTCGTCGGACCTATTGGTGCCGACAGCTGGGGAATAACTTGGGTGAGCCCTGGGATTCGGGGGTGCATATCCGGGAGATAGAGAATGGAGAAGAGGTGGAGATTGTGGAAGAGTTCGACGCGGACGAGGAGACCCCAGAGGAGGAGCCCCTCTCTGAAGAGGCtcagaaggaaaaggacctacaaG acaAAATCCGGAAAGCGCTGTTGTCCTACGGAGAGCAACAGTTTAAG GTGCTTCGCCGCTCCAGACAGCTACCCAAGGCCGTCAAGGCATCGACCAAATCTATCCGAGAGGTGGAACGCCTGGTGGGCCGCCTGAAGAAACTGTCCAAGGAGAACCA AACTTTTGTGATGAACATCCTGCTGGAGGAGGGTTTCCTCATCCCCACAATGGAACAGCTGGAGGCTCTGAAGATCCACCCCACAG AAGCCCCAAATCTGGTCAACCTGCTGATGCCCCGGGCCTTCTCCCAGTTCTGGCAGCCCCTGATTAAGGGCTTGCACTCCCAGCCATTCATCCAGGAACTCCTGGAGAAGATGTTCAGGACCCTTCCGGATTGTGCTGACACTGGGATCCGTCCGGTCTACCTCATCAGCTGGATCAATGAGCTTGTGGTGGTCTATACCCCAGCTG gACCCTGCCAGAAGCGCCTCACCTCTAGCCAGAGGTCAGTCCGTAAGAGCTGGAAGATAGGACCCCGCAAGTTCTCCTTGAACTGGTCTCAACTGCTTGATGTCTGCCTGGATGCCGCCTGCTGGGCTAGTCCCCACCTCCTCCAGCT GGTCCTCAAGGCCATGGAACCACAGCTCCCCCTGGACTCCCAGGAGAAGCTCATGTGTCTCTGCACCATCTACACCCAGGGCGGGAACCCCGCTACTAGTGATAGGCCCTGGGAAGGGACCAGCTCCCAGGACAGGCCCCCCATCTACACCCTGGAGCACCTCCAGTGGCAGGTGAAGCAGGCCCTCctgatggagaaggggaagaatcgCCAGCCAGGCGAAAAggatgaagatgaggaggaggaggaggaagaagagaccgAGTCGGATGATTCCTCCGACCCCGAGGTGATGGAGGTGGATCCAGACCCAATACAGATGAAGGAGGTCGTCCTGAAGGAGACTCCAGAGATGCTGGCTCAAAAGCAGGCCGGCTTGGAGGGCTCCCCATGGCAACTGTGCTTAG ATGACATAAACTGGAGCGAGTTGCCCCTGGGCAAGATCCCAGGCCAGACTGATGACCCTGATGAGCTGATGGTGGATAATTACACCCTGATCTCTGTCCTGGACCAGCCGCAGATCAACGAGGACCCTGATCTGCCTCACACTTCGGCATTCGG